One region of Miscanthus floridulus cultivar M001 chromosome 19, ASM1932011v1, whole genome shotgun sequence genomic DNA includes:
- the LOC136525651 gene encoding uncharacterized protein, producing the protein MPRPRLLPPPKLLPSALERNAALARAAATEKEAQTAALELDAAAARARDALARAVQERSAAGAPADGDDEDDLSDHASDHNDNTDLHQALLLQEAAAIANLLSQAVAVQNIRNLVTVVLDLNAGNFNRWRDQFLLIVGKYSLQHHVMQDLPAHGFPDWQRMDCVVKSWILCTISDDLAATISARNSTARDTWRAVESQIFNNRETRALLLDAKLCNFVQGDLSITDYCKELKHMVDTLGDLGEVVTERTLILNLIRGLNERFKTVDMHLRRGRPFPMFLDAKANLLLEELTMENTSSSQSTAERS; encoded by the coding sequence ATGCCCAGGCCAAGGCTGCTGCCGCCGCCAAAGTTGTTGCCGAGCGCTTTGGAGCGCAATGCCGCCCTCGCGCGCGCCGCCGCAACTGAGAAGGAAGCCCAGACCGCCGCTTTGGagctcgacgccgccgccgcccgcgctcgcgacgCCCTGGCACGCGCCGTGCAGGAACGCTCCGCCGCTGGTGCACCCGCGGACGGGGACGATGAGGACGACCTCTCCGATCACGCCTCCGACCACAATGACAACACTGATCTGCATCAAGCCCTCCTTCTACAAGAGGCTGCTGCAATCGCCAACCTCCTCTCCCAGGCTGTTGCGGTCCAGAACATCCGCAATCTTGTCACGGTTGTTCTCGACCTCAACGCCGGCAATTTCAATCGGTGGCGCGATCAGTTCCTCCTCATCGTTGGGAAGTATTCCCTTCAACACCATGTCATGCAGGACTTACCGGCACATGGTTTCCCTGACTGGCAGCGCATGGATTGCGTTGTCAAGTCATGGATCCTCTGCACCATCTCCGATGACCTCGCCGCGACGATCTCAGCGCGCAACTCCACTGCTCGCGACACTTGGCGCGCCGTGGAGTCCCAGATCTTCAATAACCGCGAGACACGTGCCCTCCTCCTCGACGCCAAGCTCTGCAACTTCGTTCAAGGTGATCTGTCCATCACCGATTACTGCAAGGAGCTCAAGCACATGGTGGACACGCTTGGTGACTTAGGTGAAGTCGTCACTGAACGCACCCTCATCCTCAACCTCATTCGCGGTCTAAATGAGCGCTTCAAGACCGTCGACATGCATCTCCGGCGAGGGCGCCCCTTTCCCATGTTCCTGGACGCGAAGGCTAACCTCCTCCTGGAGGAGCTGACGATGGAGAACACGTCGTCATCTCAATCgacagctgaaaggtcctaa